One Campylobacter sputorum genomic window, TCTCAAGTTCATCATATATATTGTATGGAGCTGATGGGGTAAAATTTTCAGACAATAAAATATCATAAATTTTACTGTCTAAACTCTCTAAAATCCCACCTAAATTTGCATTTTTATCTATAAAAAACGATCCATTTTTTGCAATTTTGTTATTTTCATAAAGTGAGTTTAAAACATAAAGGCATAAGCTCTCACTCGCCCAAGAAATTTTATTTGAGATACTTGATGCCGAAATTATGGCAAATTTATTTTTCGCAAATATATTTATAATTATCGTTGAAATCTCATTAAATGCCAACTTGTCATACACATTTAACTCTTTTTTATCAATAAAAGTATCTTTTAAATTTAGTGCGATTTCTAGTGCTTCTTCATGAGTTAGTGCAAAACGCTGATAAGATGAAATAAGCCCAAATCCATGCCTATGAAAGGTCTTTAGCAAAGAAAAAGCAAGTAAAAAATCATTTTCATATAATGCTTTTAATATAGGCATTTTTTGGGCTTTTTTCATAGGCTCACTTATAGAATTTAAAACTTTTCCGCCACCAATTACGCGATTATTTGACAAAAGAACAAAGCTTTCTTTAAATTTAAGACAAACTGGTTTGCTAAATTTAAATGTTACAAATTGTAATGTATTTATCTCTCCGCAAATTGTTGCTCTGGCATTTAGCTGCTTTGTCCCAACGCAAAATACTACATTTTGATTTTGAAAAATCTCGCCGTTTGTCATAACACAATCAACATCTCCAAAAGCTCTAAAAAAGCCTTTTTTACTAAGCATTTGACCTTTTGTGATATCTTTTGTATCACTGCTACTTAAATTTAAAGCTACTCTATTTGGCGAACTAGCGCTATCTACATCATTATCATGGATTTGAACACTTCTAACAATGTATTCTTTTTTTGTATCGTAGTTATAAACTTTTTCACCTTTTTTTATGCTTCCGCCTATCAAACTTCCTGTAACAACCTGTCCTATTCCTTTTAAACTAAAAGCTCTATCTATATAATAATGAAAAACCAAATCAGAAGCGTGCTCTTTTGGTTTTATCATAAAAAGATAATCTTTAAGCTCTGTTATGCTATTTTTATCTTTTATACTTGTTTCAAAAATTCGTAAAATTTCTAAATTTGAAAAACTTTTTAGATAGTTTTTTATCTTATTTTGCCTAGTATCTAAAATATCTTTTGAAACCAAATCGCATTTTGTGATAACTATAATTATGGATTTGACATCTAAAATGCTTAAAATTTGGATATGTTCTTTTGTTTGAGGCATTATTCCATCATCAGCTGCAATCACAACCATAGCAGCATCAAGTGAGTATGCTCCGCTTATCATAGTTTTTATAAGGCTTTCATGACCAGGAACATCTATAAAAGCTATATTTGTATCATTGTTTTTTAAATTTGAAAAACTAAGATCTATTGTTATACCGCGATTTTTTTCTTCTTGCAGTTTGTCGCCCTCAAAGCCATTTAGCTCTTTTATAAGTGCGGTTTTCCCGTGATCTATATGTCCTGCTGTGCCTATGATAATGCTATTCATCGCTAAAAACCTCTTTTATGATTTCTATAAGTTCATTTATATCGCTTTTTAAAACACTTCTTAAATCTAGCATAAATTTATCATCTTCTATTCTACCAATTACATTTTTATCTCTAAATTTACGCTCTAAATTTACAGCATTTCCATCTAATGCTACTGCAATGCTTGGTAATTTTTTATTTGGCATTGTGCCACCACCAACATATGTATTTGTTTTTGTGATACTAATATCTTTTAATCCAACTTTAGCAATGATAAATTCTGCAATTTCTACCAACTCATCTTCACTTCTATTTAGTAAATTTAAAGTAGGAATTTGATTATAAGAGTGATTTAAATACGCAAACATAGTTAAATTTAATATGCTAAGAGTTATTTTATCTACTCTTAACATACGCAAAAGCTGGTTTTTCTTTAGCTGATTTATGTATTTTTTCTTGCCTAGTATTATGCCACACTGCACACTTCCAAAAAGCTTATCGCCACTAAAACTTAATAAATCAACGCTATTTGCAATTTTATCCAAACTTGGCTCATCTTTGCTAAGACAATACGGCAATTCCCCAAGATATCCACTACCCAAGTCATAATAACTTGGCAAATTTCTATCTTTTGCAAGAGCTGAAATTTCTTGCAATGACGCACTTTTTGTAAAGCCAACTATATCGAAATTTGATCTATGGACTTTTAAAAGTAAACCTGTGTTTTCATTTATAGCGTTTTCGTAATCTTCTATTTTGGTTCTATTTGTTGTGCCAATTTCTTTTAAAATCGCCCCTGAGTTTAACATAACCTCAGGCACTCTAAAACTTCCACCAATTTCTACTAGCTCACCTCTGCTAACTATAACTTCTTTGTTTTTAGCAAGTGTATTTAAGACTAAAAATACAGCACTTGCGTTATTATTTACAACTAAAACATCTTCGCATCCAAATAGAATAGAAGCTAAATTTGATATAAAAGTATATCTCTCGCCTCTTTTTCCGTTTTGCAAATCATACTCAAGATTACTTGCGTGACAAATTGTATTTTTTACACTATCAAAAATTTCTTCTGATATCAAACTTCTACCTAAATTTGTATGAACCACAACGCCTGTTGCATTTATAACCTTTTGAAGTTTTTGCCTATTAAATTTATCATATTTTTTTGAAATCATTTCAAATATATCATCTTGGGATAAATTTAAATCCTTTTTGTCTTGCAATTTTTGTCTAATGGACGCAATCTCATTTTTTGCAATATATGCTAAAATCGGCTTTACATAATCTTTAAATTTATCATCATTTATGATTTTGTCAATCTGAGGAATGTCTCTAAAATGCATTGTTTCTCCTTAGCTTTTTGTCTAGCTAACAAAGTGATTATACCAAATTATGCATTATATATTTTTTAAGTTTAATTTTATGAGTTTATATTAAAATTATCCACAAAATCAAAAGGAATACAAGTGATAGAATTTGGTTATTACAATAAAAATAGCGAAAAACCAGTGCTTAAAGATAATATTAAGTTTATTACAGATGAAAACGAAGAGATATTTATATCAAATAAAAATTTACAAAACGCAAAAATCATAGCAAAAGAAATAGATTTTTATTTAAACAATAGTTTAGAAGATACAATTACTAAAGCAGAAAATGTGAGTTTGCTATATGAAGCAAGAGCGACCTGTTTTGATTTATCAAAAGATATAATGCACTCAAAAGAAATTGGGAAAAATATCATTATAATAAGCGATAATGACAAAAGTAGCTTAAAAGAAAATTTAGAAAAAAATGATTTTAAAGTTATAACTTTAAGGCACGATGAAATAAAATTTCTTTATGGACAAGTTGGAGAAATTTATGTAAATATAATCACAAATAACGATGAATACGAGATAAATTGCGATATCTTGCTTATAGAAAATGCAAAAGAATATATGCTAAAACAAAGCGGTTGTTATGAAATATCAACATTAAAAAACTCTGAAATTTTAAATCTTGTAAAATCGCTTTCGCCACTAACAAATTATAGAAACTTTATAACTTATGATGAAAAAATATGCCAATATCACGAAAGAAGACATGAGATATGCGGCAAATGTGCCGATATTTGTCCAACAGTAGCGATACTAAAAGATGATGAAAAAAAACAACTTATGTTTTCACATATTGATTGTATAGGCTGTGGCAAATGTGTAGGAATTTGTCCGACTTCTGCAATTGATTTTAGCATTATGCCACGAAATTCTTTTAATGAAATTACAAATTTATATAAAGATAAAATCATACTTGTAGTAAATAAAAATACAAATTTTGATATCAAAATAGATCTTAAGCCAAATGTTTTGCCGTTTTATGTTGATAATATAGAATTTTTAGATCACGTGCATTTTATGACTATGCTTACTCAAAGTGGCTGCAATATCGTATTATACAATGATAAATTTAGTGAAATCACTATAGATAATATAAATTTAATAAATCAAATTTATGAGATTAAATTTAAAACAAAAGGTATATACATAGCACAAAATGAAAATGAGCTAAAAAATGCTCTAAATAATGCAAATTTAGTGCCAAATAGTTACTTTTCATATCCATTTTTAGAAGGAAATAAAAGAGCAGATTTTTCAAAAAGATTAGAGTTTTTAATCGCGAGAGATGATCTTGGTGTTGTAAAAACCACACAAAAGTTAAGATACGCAAAAATTAGAATAAACGAAGAAACTTGTACTCTTTGTTTAAGTTGCGTTGGTGCTTGTAATGTGGATGCATTGGTTGCTGATACAAAAGATAACTCTATTAAATTTAACCCTTCGCTTTGTACAGCTTGTGGCTATTGCACTATGCGCTGTGCAGAAAAAGATACTATTTTTATAGATAGAGGAGAGATTGAGTTAAATCCAAGTTTTTATAGCTACACTACACTTGCAAAAGATGAACTCTTTAAATGCGTGGAGTGTGGAAAAGAATTTGCAACCACAAAAGCAGTTCAAAAAGTGGCAAATATGATGGCGCCAATGTTTAAAGGCGATGAGTTTAAGACTAAAATGCTGTATTGCTGTCCTGATTGCAAGGCAAAACTTACAGTAATGAAACAATTTGAAGAAAGTAGGAAAATATGAAAGATATTTTAAAAGCTAGATCGTATTACTATGAATTTGCTTCATCAGCACTCTTTTTTAGCGAAAAAGAAAGTTTGTTTAAAAATATGCAAGAAAAAATAAAAGAACTTTCTAAATTTCCAATCACAGATGAAAATAAAACTGATTTTGATGTGATGGCTAAATTTGATTTTTCTAAATTTAAAGATGAACAAAACGCTCTATTTTTTAATCTCTCTTACTCAAATATTCCAACTACAGCTAGTTTTTATGATGAGGGTAGAGACAATGGAAAAGCTAGACTTGATGTTATAAATATTATCAAAAAAAGTTCTTATAGAAGAGATGAAGAAAAATGCGAAGAAGGCGAGGATTTTATAGGCTTTATCTTTGGCTTGATGGCTACATTTTTAAAAGATGAGGCAAATGAAAACAAACAAGAATTAAGCAGTGAACTTTTTAAAACTTCTATAAATAACTTTATAGATGAGTTTTTAGATATGTTAGAAAAATCAAAATACGCAGTTTTTTTCAAAGCTTATGCCAGTGTGATGAGAAATTTTATATCCTTAGAAAGATCGCTTTTAGAAGTGCAAGAGCCGCCAAAAAAAGTATCACAAGCAGAAATTTCATTAAAAAAACAATCTTATATGGCTGAAATTATAAACAATGAGGATTGATAAATTTACATTTTATAAACTTTAAAAAATAAATTTATCTACATATAATTTATATATAGCTTTCTACCATAATAAATTTATTTCATAGCTACAAGTAAATATAAATTATTTTTTAAATAATAAATAAATATTTTTGGTAATTTTAAGCTTTATTGAGTTACAATATGCTAATTTTTTACATAATGATTATAGATATCAATTTTATTATATAACTATAAAAAGGATGGGTTGTGGAACTTGATTATTGTAAAAGTGGTGGTTTGTATAAAATAAAAAATGTTAATGCTAATGGGAAACTTTTTTATAAACTACTTGATATGGGCTTTATAAATGGTGCTAAAGTAGAAATAATTAGAGAAGCCCCGCTTTATGATCCAATGGAACTTAAAATTCATAACTACCTAATCACTCTTAGAAAAAGCGAAGCAAGATTAATTGAGGTTGAAAAAATATGAGTGAAATTCAAAGCTCTTTAAATGAAGTAAAAAAATCTAATAAAAAAAATGTTAAAATTGCATTAGCTGGGCAACCAAACTGCGGAAAATCAACAATTTTTAGCATGCTTAGTGGTATTCGCCAACACATTGCAAACTATCCAGGTGTCACTGTGGATAAAAAATCAGGATTTTTTTCATATAAAGACCTTGAGATTGAGATGGTAGATCTTCCTGGGACTTATTCTTTTAGTTCTTATTCGCTTGAAGAAAGAGTGGCAAAAGAATTTATCTTAAAAGAAGATCCAGATATTATTTTAAATGTTATTGATGCTTCAAATTTAAAAAGAAATCTATATCTAACTTTTCAACTTTTAGAAATAGGCAAACCTGTTATTGTTATTTTAAATATGATAGATGTTGCTCAAAGAAGAGGCATTGAAGTAAATGCTACAAAAATTTCAGATATGCTAAAATGCCCTGTTGTTGTTGCAAGTGGTTTTAAAAAAATCGGAAAAAACGAAATTTTAAAAGCTATTGATGAGGTTTATAATAAATTTTATAGCTACGAAGAATTTATAATCAATTATGAAGAATTAGAGCCTTTTATTGCAAAATTAGAAAGTATGATTGATAATGATTATAATATAAAAAATAGATGGTTAGCTATAAAAGCACTTGAAAATGATAGTGTTATTTATGATTTATTAAAAGATAAAAATGAAAGCTTTGAAGAGTTAGCAAAAAAAGAAATAGGGCTTTTTAAAAAAACATTTAATAAAAATACAGAAAATTTTCTAGCTACTTTTAGATACGATTCAGCCGATATTGTAAACTCAAACTGCACAAAAGAGACTAAAAAAGGAAAGGAAACTTTTACTGATAAAGTCGATAAAATAGTCTTAAATAGATGGCTGTCTTTTCCTATTTTGTTTTTAATAATAGTTGGAATTTATCAACTCTCAATAGTTTTTGGCTATCATTTAACAAATTACACATGGCCACTTTTAGCAGCTTTAAAGAATTTCATAGTAGACATTTTACCGGCTACAAATATAACTCAAGTTCCAGTTTTTACAGATCTTGGTGTTTGGCTTATAAATAGCATAAACGCCCTGCTTAATTACTTGCCTATATTTTTTATTTTATTTGCTCTAATAGCAATTTTAGAAGATGTTGGATATATGCCTAGAATGGCTTTTATTTTAGATAGAGTTTTTAGAAAATTTGGACTTCACGGACAAAGCACACTGCCATTAGTTTTAGGTGGTGCGTTTGTAGGAGGATGTGCGGTTCCTGGCGTTATGG contains:
- the selB gene encoding selenocysteine-specific translation elongation factor, whose protein sequence is MNSIIIGTAGHIDHGKTALIKELNGFEGDKLQEEKNRGITIDLSFSNLKNNDTNIAFIDVPGHESLIKTMISGAYSLDAAMVVIAADDGIMPQTKEHIQILSILDVKSIIIVITKCDLVSKDILDTRQNKIKNYLKSFSNLEILRIFETSIKDKNSITELKDYLFMIKPKEHASDLVFHYYIDRAFSLKGIGQVVTGSLIGGSIKKGEKVYNYDTKKEYIVRSVQIHDNDVDSASSPNRVALNLSSSDTKDITKGQMLSKKGFFRAFGDVDCVMTNGEIFQNQNVVFCVGTKQLNARATICGEINTLQFVTFKFSKPVCLKFKESFVLLSNNRVIGGGKVLNSISEPMKKAQKMPILKALYENDFLLAFSLLKTFHRHGFGLISSYQRFALTHEEALEIALNLKDTFIDKKELNVYDKLAFNEISTIIINIFAKNKFAIISASSISNKISWASESLCLYVLNSLYENNKIAKNGSFFIDKNANLGGILESLDSKIYDILLSENFTPSAPYNIYDELEIDRVSGDNAMKKLTASKKIIRLAHNLFITQVALSNVLNLMREMIKIDGFINVTSIKDKLNLSRKYAIAYLEYLDKFDDIVKDGIDRKFK
- the selA gene encoding L-seryl-tRNA(Sec) selenium transferase, giving the protein MHFRDIPQIDKIINDDKFKDYVKPILAYIAKNEIASIRQKLQDKKDLNLSQDDIFEMISKKYDKFNRQKLQKVINATGVVVHTNLGRSLISEEIFDSVKNTICHASNLEYDLQNGKRGERYTFISNLASILFGCEDVLVVNNNASAVFLVLNTLAKNKEVIVSRGELVEIGGSFRVPEVMLNSGAILKEIGTTNRTKIEDYENAINENTGLLLKVHRSNFDIVGFTKSASLQEISALAKDRNLPSYYDLGSGYLGELPYCLSKDEPSLDKIANSVDLLSFSGDKLFGSVQCGIILGKKKYINQLKKNQLLRMLRVDKITLSILNLTMFAYLNHSYNQIPTLNLLNRSEDELVEIAEFIIAKVGLKDISITKTNTYVGGGTMPNKKLPSIAVALDGNAVNLERKFRDKNVIGRIEDDKFMLDLRSVLKSDINELIEIIKEVFSDE
- a CDS encoding 4Fe-4S binding protein; amino-acid sequence: MIEFGYYNKNSEKPVLKDNIKFITDENEEIFISNKNLQNAKIIAKEIDFYLNNSLEDTITKAENVSLLYEARATCFDLSKDIMHSKEIGKNIIIISDNDKSSLKENLEKNDFKVITLRHDEIKFLYGQVGEIYVNIITNNDEYEINCDILLIENAKEYMLKQSGCYEISTLKNSEILNLVKSLSPLTNYRNFITYDEKICQYHERRHEICGKCADICPTVAILKDDEKKQLMFSHIDCIGCGKCVGICPTSAIDFSIMPRNSFNEITNLYKDKIILVVNKNTNFDIKIDLKPNVLPFYVDNIEFLDHVHFMTMLTQSGCNIVLYNDKFSEITIDNINLINQIYEIKFKTKGIYIAQNENELKNALNNANLVPNSYFSYPFLEGNKRADFSKRLEFLIARDDLGVVKTTQKLRYAKIRINEETCTLCLSCVGACNVDALVADTKDNSIKFNPSLCTACGYCTMRCAEKDTIFIDRGEIELNPSFYSYTTLAKDELFKCVECGKEFATTKAVQKVANMMAPMFKGDEFKTKMLYCCPDCKAKLTVMKQFEESRKI
- a CDS encoding TorD/DmsD family molecular chaperone, producing the protein MKDILKARSYYYEFASSALFFSEKESLFKNMQEKIKELSKFPITDENKTDFDVMAKFDFSKFKDEQNALFFNLSYSNIPTTASFYDEGRDNGKARLDVINIIKKSSYRRDEEKCEEGEDFIGFIFGLMATFLKDEANENKQELSSELFKTSINNFIDEFLDMLEKSKYAVFFKAYASVMRNFISLERSLLEVQEPPKKVSQAEISLKKQSYMAEIINNED
- a CDS encoding FeoA family protein, translated to MELDYCKSGGLYKIKNVNANGKLFYKLLDMGFINGAKVEIIREAPLYDPMELKIHNYLITLRKSEARLIEVEKI
- the feoB gene encoding ferrous iron transport protein B gives rise to the protein MSEIQSSLNEVKKSNKKNVKIALAGQPNCGKSTIFSMLSGIRQHIANYPGVTVDKKSGFFSYKDLEIEMVDLPGTYSFSSYSLEERVAKEFILKEDPDIILNVIDASNLKRNLYLTFQLLEIGKPVIVILNMIDVAQRRGIEVNATKISDMLKCPVVVASGFKKIGKNEILKAIDEVYNKFYSYEEFIINYEELEPFIAKLESMIDNDYNIKNRWLAIKALENDSVIYDLLKDKNESFEELAKKEIGLFKKTFNKNTENFLATFRYDSADIVNSNCTKETKKGKETFTDKVDKIVLNRWLSFPILFLIIVGIYQLSIVFGYHLTNYTWPLLAALKNFIVDILPATNITQVPVFTDLGVWLINSINALLNYLPIFFILFALIAILEDVGYMPRMAFILDRVFRKFGLHGQSTLPLVLGGAFVGGCAVPGVMATKGIADERARMATIFTVPLMNCLAKVPFYTLLLGAFFKEHMSLVMFYISTITIFTALIIAKVLTMTLLKTRETAPFVMELPAYHMPTFKGVIFRACERVWIYIKKVCTIVLAVAIVLFVLLQFPGIGSEKMSEFKAQEDKILATFDTKVKKTKYYENINSRDEVATLLNFYDSYKDKKMAGSKGVDEDFKKENELFYSIIKPSSDDKDAKLINKELRKLSKGRDKILREEKNIRIENSLLGMAGRALEPISKFAGFDWKINVAFLSSFAARESAVATLGSIYETGKQDNARAEDMMAQNSGYTPLHAAAIIIFMLLTPPCIATMVVVKLQTNSYKWMLLALFIPFTLAMIMAAFVFSIGNALNLSGLVAMSGYYVCIVLIALILGLVPEKRINWQGGLKINNKSNLKEKK